A region of uncultured Carboxylicivirga sp. DNA encodes the following proteins:
- a CDS encoding rhodanese-related sulfurtransferase — protein sequence MDPNSKNKGLYNKLGPEELKKRLAEETFKRTTVSFYKYILIDDTWSLRNLLYEKWNQLNCLGRIYIASEGINAQMSVPDHKWEDFEKHLRSISLFEDIPFKIAVEDDGQSFLKLQVKVRNQIVADGLQAHEYDVTNVGQHLSAKEWNQALEQGATVVDMRNHYESEIGHFKGAILPDAETFKDELPEVLEKLKGKENEKILLYCTGGVRCEKTSAYLKHHGFNDVNQLLGGIIDYSRQIKSQGLENTYNGKNFVFDNRLGERISDDVISNCHQCGKPCDTHTNCANKKCNLLFIQCDDCKTKYNACCGDDCQTYFLASPDQKLELEQRLIFKRGKRFHKV from the coding sequence ATGGATCCAAACAGCAAGAACAAAGGATTATACAATAAACTTGGTCCCGAAGAATTAAAGAAGCGATTAGCCGAAGAAACCTTTAAGCGAACAACTGTTTCGTTTTATAAATACATACTTATTGACGACACCTGGTCCTTGCGTAATCTTCTATACGAAAAATGGAATCAATTGAATTGTTTGGGACGAATCTACATTGCATCTGAAGGTATCAATGCACAAATGAGTGTACCCGATCATAAATGGGAAGACTTTGAAAAACACCTTCGCTCAATCAGCTTATTTGAAGATATTCCTTTTAAAATTGCGGTTGAAGATGATGGTCAATCGTTTCTTAAGCTGCAGGTTAAAGTACGCAATCAGATTGTGGCTGACGGATTACAGGCGCACGAATATGATGTAACCAATGTTGGCCAGCATTTGTCGGCCAAAGAATGGAATCAGGCCTTGGAACAAGGTGCTACCGTTGTTGATATGCGTAACCACTACGAGAGTGAGATCGGGCATTTCAAAGGAGCAATCCTACCCGATGCCGAAACTTTCAAAGACGAACTTCCCGAAGTACTTGAGAAACTTAAAGGGAAAGAAAATGAAAAGATCCTGTTATACTGTACGGGCGGCGTACGTTGCGAAAAAACCAGCGCTTACCTTAAACATCATGGCTTCAACGATGTTAATCAGCTTTTAGGCGGCATCATTGATTACTCACGACAAATTAAATCTCAAGGATTAGAGAATACTTATAATGGTAAAAACTTTGTCTTCGACAATCGTTTAGGAGAACGTATTTCGGATGATGTGATCAGCAACTGTCATCAGTGCGGAAAGCCTTGCGACACGCATACAAACTGCGCTAATAAAAAATGTAATCTGTTATTTATACAATGCGACGATTGTAAAACAAAATACAATGCTTGTTGTGGAGATGATTGCCAAACCTATTTTTTAGCTTCACCTGATCAGAAACTGGAACTGGAACAACGTCTAATTTTTAAAAGAGGCAAACGCTTTCATAAAGTCTAA